The Sporosarcina sp. 6E9 genome segment AGTTTATGTACAACCACAACCAGAAACGGTGCAAAAGGAAACTCTTTCCCGTGAAGACGAATTGCTGCATTATCTTGAGAACACGCCACCTGTCGATATGTTGCGTGATTTAAATGATAAAGAACCACTTTCTGTGGATGTTCAACTAGCTGAACGACTCATTAATACGCATGACTTGCCAATAGGCGTCGTTAACGTTCTCCTGCAATATGTGCATATCCGTAATGATGGGAAAATAACAAATAATTATGTAGAGCGAATCGCTTCGCATTGGATGAACAAAAAAGTCAGCACTGCGAAAGAAGCTTTGGAATTTTCTCGAAAAGAACATGACAAATATATGCAGTGGAAAAATGAAGGCCAAAAACCAGCTTCTAAGAATAGAAGGGGATCTGGTCGTGAAGCCATGGTTCCTGAATGGTTTTTCAAAAAAGATGAAAAGAAAGAACAACCGAAAAAGATGGACCCAGACGTGGAAGAACGTCGACGTAAATTGCTTGAAAATTTGAATGCTAGAAGGACTGAGGTGAAGTGAAATGGAACCACTTGGAGATGCATTAAAACGCGTGGTCAATGCACCAAACTTTGCGGCACGCTATGATGATTTGCGGATTGAAATTATGGGGAACCCAGGTGTTCAAGAATTTTTATCTGAACATTCAACTGTGGTCAATGAACAGATGGTTGATCGGAGTTTAGGGAAACTTTATGAGTATTCAACTGCTTCGCATGGCTGCGATAAGTGCTCGGATTTATCCAACTGTACAAATATCATGAACGGGTTTGAACCAAAACTAGTCATTAAACGTGACCTTATTGAAATTGAATATATCAAGTGTCCATCTAAATTAGTTGATGAAAATCAACGGAAAACAGCTAGAATGATTGAGAGTATGCATATGCCAAAAGATGTGATGGAGGCACGATTACATGATATCGATTTGACTGCAACCTCAGATGAGAGCAGAATCTCCGTTGTAGAGGCTACAAATGAGTTTTTACAAAGCTTTGATGAAACTGGAGAATTGCCGAAACGTGGATTATATATTTACGGGCCTTTTGGAATCGGAAAGTCATTTATTCTAGGGGCACTGGCAAATGAACTTGCAAATCGTGGTGTTAAAACGATTGTCGTGTATGTTCCTGAATTTTTACGCGAAATCAAGCAATCGATACAAGATCAAACATTAAATGAAAAAATAGACTTTGTTAAAAAAGCGCAAGTACTAATTTTAGACGATTTTGGAGCTGAAGCAATGTCTGCCTGGACGCGTGATGAAGTGCTTGGCACGATATTGCAACATCGAATGGCTGAACAACTTCCAACTTTTTTCACGTCGAACTTGAGCTACGATGAACTAGAGAATCACTTAACGTATACGCAACGGGGCGATAAAGATGTTGTGAAAGCAAGGCGTATCATGGAAAGAATTCAAATGGTTTCGACTGATATAAAGTTAAGTGGAGAAAACAGACGAAACAAATAAACTTTTGTATCATTCATAAGGGTAATGGGGGATTTTTTTTGAGAAGGTTAATCGTCGCTTTAGTAAGCGTAATTGCACTGATTGTATTGGGAACTTTTCTATTCAACAATCAAGACCAGACTAACGAACCTGAAAAATCGACTACTGAATCGAATAATAATAATAATGAAGAAGCCGATTCAGGGGAAACAGATACTGAGAACGATAATACGGATTCATTTACATTTGAGCCATTCACATTAACGATGGCAGTGGGCGAGCAATTGGAGGCAGATAAGCCATTTGAAGTTGAGGCATCTCTGAAAAATACATATAATGGGCCGGTTACGTTAAAAGCAGGCAGTAAATGTACTGAAGAAGTTACGTTGGTTTTAACACCATTCGAAGAATATAAAGAAGGACAATCGCCGCCACAGTGTAAAGACTTAACAGAGGATATCGAAGTTTTGGTAGGCGATTCACTTGATACAAAGGCGCAATTCACGGCAGCGACAGATGGGAAATATATCGTCTCTGCTTACTATGCAAATATGCCATTAGTAAAGAAATTAGTGACAGTTGGGACTGATGAGAAGTTTGATGTGAAAGAATCTTCATCTAACCTAGGATCACTTCAACTAAACATCGTTACTGAAAGCAAATTCGAAACCGGCAAGCCAATATATGTATCCGGAGCGCTTACGAATACAGGCGACAATTATATTAGCTTGAGTGAAAATAGCTGCCAATTAGATATCGAATTTACAGTGACAGTAGATAATGAAGTCATTGAATTACCGGAAACCTATGGTCCATGTGAAGATGCAAATCGCAAATTCAATTTACAGTCAGGCGATACAG includes the following:
- the dnaI gene encoding primosomal protein DnaI; this encodes MEPLGDALKRVVNAPNFAARYDDLRIEIMGNPGVQEFLSEHSTVVNEQMVDRSLGKLYEYSTASHGCDKCSDLSNCTNIMNGFEPKLVIKRDLIEIEYIKCPSKLVDENQRKTARMIESMHMPKDVMEARLHDIDLTATSDESRISVVEATNEFLQSFDETGELPKRGLYIYGPFGIGKSFILGALANELANRGVKTIVVYVPEFLREIKQSIQDQTLNEKIDFVKKAQVLILDDFGAEAMSAWTRDEVLGTILQHRMAEQLPTFFTSNLSYDELENHLTYTQRGDKDVVKARRIMERIQMVSTDIKLSGENRRNK